A genomic stretch from Lathyrus oleraceus cultivar Zhongwan6 chromosome 2, CAAS_Psat_ZW6_1.0, whole genome shotgun sequence includes:
- the LOC127122679 gene encoding uncharacterized protein LOC127122679: MVESFITAQNQQNKEFVNQNIHINGLITQLGTKIDYVITHNKILETHISQVAQQKDTKTTPGGQFPGQPQPNPKGHANAISLRSGTTYDEPVNPRFNKPKTPNKNVVTTPEKQVEEPVEPEKQKEEEVKDKEGEKDTKVYVPPPPYKPPIRFPQRLKKNKLDNQYKKFVKVIEKLHVEIPFTEAITQIPSYTKFLKDILTNKRRLDDPKPLE; the protein is encoded by the coding sequence ATGGTGGAGAGCTTCATCACAGCTCAGAATCAGCAAAATAAGGAATTCGTGAACCAAAACATTCATATAAATGGACTAATTACACAATTGGGCACCAAAATCGATTATGTAATTACCCACAACAAAATTCTTGAAACCCATATATCTCAAGTGGCACAACAAAAAGATACTAAAACTACACCAGGAGGACaatttcctggacaacctcaacctAACCCCAAGGGTCATGCTAACGCAATTTCCCTACGGAGTGGAACTACTTACGATGAACCCGTAAACCCTAGGTTCAATAAACCAAAAACCCCTAACAAAAATGTTGTGACCACACCCGAGAAACAAGTAGAGGAACCAGTAGAACCTGAGAAACAAAAAGAGGAAGAAGTTAAAGATAAGGAAGGAGAGAAAGATACTAAAGTTTACGTACCACCCCCTCCTTACAAACCACCAATCCGATTTCCGCAAAGACTTAAGAAAAATAAATTAGACAACCAATATAAAAAGTTTGTAAAAGTGATTGAGAAACTCCATGTCGAGATTCCATTCACCGAAGCAATCACCCAAATACCATCTTACACCAAGTTCCTTAAGGACATCCTAACCAACAAACGAAGACTTGATGATCCTAAACCCTTAGAATGA